The proteins below come from a single Sorghum bicolor cultivar BTx623 chromosome 4, Sorghum_bicolor_NCBIv3, whole genome shotgun sequence genomic window:
- the LOC8077652 gene encoding uncharacterized protein LOC8077652 yields MYSDGDKAFGTSTDLCIDERLRIASDGIIFVSMEIFRPQKEHGLAQSGLKGKFKITTICLWLDNGRLLDALYKAAHAALSSCPVNCPLSHMERMVAEILRKMVRKYSGKKPDVIAVATENSMAGFSEHLDAKSSGNFGPSSATSHLSRSPATSLEGSYKTHPDNPEVDAEETPPEAVRTTPDDATTSSNGEAFFSSDLHQPKTLEHFWESFKSPTAVKIARIVNGGNKQNLSKIGIMGKDSSIQSAPAPVKSSKKNKWKPEEIKSLIQMRGEMNEKFQSVKGRMVLWEEISDTMLNQGISRTPAQCKSLWTSLVQKYEVSHRFSFF; encoded by the exons ATGTATAGTGATGGGGACAAGGCTTTTGGTACATCCACTGATCTCTGCATTGATGAGAGACTAAGAATTGCATCTGATGGCATTATTTTTGTCAG CATGGAGATCTTCCGACCTCAGAAGGAACATGGTTTAGCGCAGTCAGGTTTGAAAGGAAAATTTAAGATTACTACAATATGCCTATGGCTTGATAATGGAAGATTGTTGGACGCACTCTACAAAGCAGCTCATGCTGCATTGTCAAGTTGTCCTGTCAATTGTCCACTTAGTCACATGGAGAGGATGGTAGCTGAAATCTTGAGGAAAATGGTACGGAAGTATAgtgggaagaagcccgacgtCATTGCGGTTGCTACGGAGAACAGCATGGCAGGTTTCTCAGAACACCTCGATGCTAAATCATCTGGAAATTTTGGACCTTCCTCAGCTACTAGCCATTTGAGCAGGAGTCCAGCTACGAGTCTTGAAGGCAGCTATAAAACACACCCAGACAACCCAGAGGTGGATGCTGAAG AAACCCCTCCTGAGGCAGTGAGAACAACACCTGATGATGCAACTACAAGCTCCAATGGTGAAGCATTCTTCTCTTCAGATTTACATCAGCCTAAAACATTGGAGCACTTTTGGGAGTCATTCAAATCCCCTACAGCTGTTAAAATTGCACGAATTGTCAATGGGGGGAACAAACAAAATCTCAGCAAAATTGGCATAATGGGTAAGGACTCATCAATCCAGTCAGCTCCTGCTCCAGTTAAGTCTTCAAAAAAGAACAAGTGGAAACCTGAGGAAATTAAGAGCTTAATACAGATGCGTGGCGAAATGAATGAGAAATTTCAGAGCGTGAAAGGAAGAATGGTTCTGTGGGAGGAGATTTCTGATACCATGTTGAACCAAGGAATAAGTCGTACGCCGGCACAGTGCAAATCTTTATGGACATCGTTAGTTCAGAAATATGAGGTTAGTCATAGATTCAGTTTCTTCTGA